One Vallitalea pronyensis genomic region harbors:
- a CDS encoding Mrp/NBP35 family ATP-binding protein — MASCESCPSKDKCGDKDRDNCMIENNPINDVKHIIGVMSGKGGVGKSTVSVLLAHDLMKKGYKVGILDADITGPSIPRLLGLQDKRATILETGIIPVFADNGLKVMSLNFLVDEENTPVIWRGPIIAGTVKQFWTDVLWEELDYLIVDLPPGTGDVALTVMQVMPLTGVVMVSVPQDMVSMIVAKAINMAKKMNVDVLGVIENMSYIQCPDCDTQIKMFDGDIKTFLDTAHIPLLGELPMTKSIINVASQGINHSDEAMTLFEPITNKIIKELE, encoded by the coding sequence ATGGCATCATGTGAGTCATGTCCATCTAAGGACAAATGCGGTGATAAAGACAGAGATAACTGTATGATAGAAAATAACCCAATAAATGATGTAAAGCATATTATTGGTGTCATGAGCGGAAAAGGTGGTGTTGGTAAATCAACGGTATCTGTTTTGCTCGCTCATGATTTAATGAAGAAGGGTTATAAAGTTGGGATTTTAGATGCAGATATAACAGGGCCAAGTATACCCCGTTTATTAGGTTTACAAGATAAGAGAGCTACAATTTTAGAAACAGGTATCATACCTGTGTTTGCAGATAACGGGTTAAAAGTTATGTCACTTAACTTCTTAGTAGATGAAGAGAATACACCTGTCATTTGGAGAGGTCCCATCATTGCTGGAACGGTAAAACAGTTCTGGACGGATGTGTTATGGGAAGAATTAGACTATTTAATCGTTGACCTGCCACCTGGAACAGGTGACGTGGCGCTTACAGTCATGCAAGTCATGCCTCTAACAGGCGTTGTCATGGTATCTGTACCACAAGACATGGTATCCATGATTGTAGCTAAGGCCATTAATATGGCTAAGAAAATGAATGTGGATGTTCTCGGTGTTATTGAAAACATGAGCTATATTCAATGTCCAGATTGTGATACACAGATTAAGATGTTTGATGGTGACATTAAGACCTTCTTAGATACGGCTCATATACCTCTTCTGGGAGAATTGCCCATGACAAAATCCATCATTAATGTAGCAAGTCAAGGAATCAACCATTCAGATGAAGCCATGACACTATTTGAACCAATTACCAATAAAATCATTAAAGAACTCGAATAA